In bacterium, the genomic window GGCTACGCCGTCCTTCACCGCTTCGGCTTCGCCTACGCCGACGGCCACTTCGACCGCGACGAACACGGCCACGAATACCGCCACCCGGACGGCGACCCGAACGGCCACGAACACGGCGACGGATTCGATGACGGCCACGCCATCCCTCACCGCTACGGCCTCGCCCACGCCGACAGCTACCCGGACCGCCACCTCGACGGCCACAGTCACCCTGACCTACACCTCCACGAACAGCCCGACGGATTCGATGACGGCTACGCCGTCCCTCACCGCTTCGGCTTCGCCTACGCCGACAGCTACCCGCACCCCCACCCTGACGCCCACCATCACGAACACGCCGACCATCACCGATACCTTCACGCCGACCGGGTCGGTCACCTCGACCCCGACGCCGGATGCGGCGCTCTACCTGGACGCGAACTTCTTCGACCCCACGAAGGGGCCCCTGGGGATGGACGTACGGGTGGACCAGGCGGGGAACTGCAAGGTGATGGTCTTCAATATCGCCGGCCAGCAGGTCCTCAAGCTCATGGACCAGGACCTGGCTCCCGGCAACTACCGCGTCTATTGGGACGGGCACAATGCCGAGAAGGCCCTCATCGGTAACGGGGTCTACCTGGTGCTGGTGCGGCAGGCCTCCGGCAACACGGTCAAGAAGGTCATTGTCCTCAAATAAGGCGCCTAAAAAGCCTTTGGAAAAGGCCTAATTCCGGCCATTTTTATGGCAGTTCCTCCTATTTTTAACCTTAAAATTTGGTATTCTTCTTATTCCCACGCCCCTTCCTGGGGTGGATGGGGTTGGCCTGCCTGACCGCAAGGCCCTTTGTCCATTACGCTGCTCGTCCCCAGGGACGAGCACCTTCGAGTCCAAAGGGGTCACGTTCCATATGGTCAGGCATCACCCTATTCAACCGGGTCAAAAGCCATTCGGGGTCCTAAGGGCCCTCTGGATCGGCTCGTCCCTTCTCCTGGGGCTCCCGGTGATGGCGAGCGCCCAGACCTATGTCGGGAACCAGACCGCCATCGATGCGTCCTTCAGCATCAACATCAGCGCCGCCCTGGTCCCCCAGGCTTCCTTCCGTTTCACCATGCCCGGGTCCGGAAGCCATCCGGTCACCTCGGTCTGGTTCAACGCCGCCACCAAGAACAACAGCGGCAGTACGGGCACCTACACCGTCAGCATCCAGACCGATTCGGCAGGATCCCCGAGCGGGGTGACCCTGGGAGGGGGGCTTTTCACCTATCCGACCAGTGGAAGCTCCACCACCTTTGTCTGGTACCAAACGCCCATCGGCCCCATCACCCTGACCAGCGGCTCGGTCTATCACCTGGTGGTGGACGGCGCCGCCGTCACCGGGGCTTCTTCCAGTAAATACCTCATCCTGACTTCGGGATCGGAGCCGCGTAGCGGCATCTACCCGTTTGGCCAACTGGCCGATCCCAATTCGAACACCGTCACCTTCAACGGGGTCAGCAGTTGGATCCCCATGAACCAGGACCCCTGTTTCGTCCTGCAATTCAACGACGCGTCTTTCCCCGATTGGGGGGATCCTTACGACTTAACGGATCCCTACTACGCCGACTCCACGGACTGGTCGTCCCAGGTCTTCAAGGTGCCCGCGGGGCCCGTCTTCGTGAACAAGATCGGGGTCTTCGTTTCTCGCCTGACGAACCCGGCCGACAATCTCTATGGTTCCTTGGTCAACCTCACGGCGGCCACCACCCTGGGGTCGGTGACCATCCTGGAGCCTTCGGTGAACACCTATAACTCCTGGGCGGAGGCCGGCCTGGCCGTTCCCGTTTCCCTGAACGCGTCCGATACCTACCAGTTGAATTTTTCCTCGCCGGGCTCCAACGCCACGACGCACTATTACGTGCTCCAGGGCGCCTCCCACGGCCTCCCGGTGACCGCGACCAATTTCGACGACCTGACCTACCAGGGCACCGCAGGTTACGCCCAATATGCCTTGAACAACCCGCCCCCGGCCTGGACCCCGATCCAGGGCGATGACCTGGGGTTCCGCATGGCGGTCTTCAACACCTTTACCCCGACCCAAACCTACACTCCCACGGTCTCCCCGACCCCGACCGTGACCTTGAGCTACACGCCCACCGCCACCCCGTCGCCGACGGCCACCTGCTCCGCGCCCCAGGCCTTCGGCCATGACATCGCGGGGCTGTTCAAGTACCAGTCGGGGGGGACGGGACTGAATTCAACGCGTTTCGTCCTGTCCCAGCCCGGGGTCGTGTCCCGCATCGCCTTGAACGTGGCCCAATCCGGCGGCGGCCAGGTCCGGGTTGCCCTTTACGACGAATCGGGGGCCGCGCCCAACGCCCTCTTGACCCAGTCCGTGGCGGTGGCCGCGGTCAACGGCTGGAACCTCATCGACGTGCCTTCCGTGCCCCTGGCGGCGGGGAACTATTGGCTGGCCTGGCAGGGCCAGAACGGCGTCCAGGTCACCCACGACCTGGGCCCCTCCGGGCAGGAGGCCTATCGCTCCCTGTTCCCCTTCGGCTCCTTCCCGGCGTCCTACACCATGACCGCTTCGGGTACCTGGGTCTGGTCCATCTATGCCCTTTATTGTCCGACCGGCGGATCCAATCCCACGCCCACGGCCACCCCTTCCTGCACGCCCCAGGCCTTCGGCAATCCCTTCAGCCTGGGGACCGCCGCCACCGAATGGGCGGCGGACGGGAATTCCCTCAACTCCTCCAAATTCGTCCTGTCCACGGGCGGATACCTGAGCGCCATGGCCCTGCGGACCGAATCGTCGTCCAACTCGGTGCGCATGGCGGTCTATAGCGACAACGCAGGGGCCCCCCAATCGCTCCTGGCCCAATCGGTCACAGTGGCGCCCAACGGCGAATGGGTGACCGTGGGGATGCCCAACATCTTCATGCCGCCGGGGACCTATTGGCTGGCCTTCCAGGCCCAGGCCGGGAACAACGTGGAATTCCAGACCGGGTCCGCCGGGGACGAGGCTTACCGGTCCCCCTTCGCCTATGGCGCCTTCCCGGTCACCTTCGGCCTATCCATTTCGGGGAACACCCGCTGGGCCATCACGGCCCTTTTGTGCTCCGGTACCGCTCCGACCCCCACCCCGAGCGGTACCCCGACCGCCACGCCGTCCCTCACCGCCACGGCTTCGCCGACGCCGACCGCGAGCTCCACGGCTTCTTTCACCGCGACGAGCACGGCTACGATGACCGCCACTTCCACGCCTACGAATACGGGCACTTCGACCGCCACGGATACGGCGACGAAAACGGCCACGAACAGCGCTACAGCCACCGCCACGAACACCGCCTCCTCGACGGCGACGGATACGGGTACGAACACGGCCACTTGGACTGCAACGAACACGGCCACCGCCACGGCTTCACCGACGTCAACCGCCACCTTCACAGCTTCTTCCACCGCGACGAATAGCCCCACAAATACGGCCACGAACAGTGCTACGGATACCGCCACTTCGACGGCCACGAACAGCGCTACGGCCACCTCGACAGCGACTTGGACCGCGACGAACACGGCCACTTCCAGCGCGACCCGAACGGCCACCTCCACGGCTTCTTCCACCGCGACGAATAGCGCCACAAATACGGCCACGAACAGTGCTACGGCCACCCCGACGGCGACTTGGACCGCGACGGATTCGATGACGGCTACGCCGTCCCTCACCGCTACGGCTTCGCCTACGCCCACCGCCACTTCGACGGCCACGCACACAGCTACTTCCACGGCGACCTTGACCGCGACGGCCACAGCCACTTCCAGCGCCACCCGGACGCCCACGAATAGCGCCACGAACAGTGCCACGGATACCCCCACCCCGACGGCCACTTTCACGGCGACGAATACCGCCACCTTCACCGCTTCGAGCACTTACACCCATACGCCGATCTTCACCAGTACGCCCACTGCCACGCCCAGCCGTACGGGCACGAACACCGCCACCTCGACCCCGACGGACACAGCCACTTACACGCCTTCCAATACCCCCACGAACAGTCCGACCGCCACCCCTTCCCGGACGCCCACTTCCACGGCGACGGCGACGAACAGCGCTACGGCCACCGCCACTAGGACGGCCACGGCGACCACCACCGATACGGCGACCCGAACAGCCACGAACACGGCGACGGATTCGATGACGGCCACGCCGTCCCTCACCGCTTCGGCTTCGCCTACGCCAACGGCTACCCGGACCGCTACCTCGACGCCCACAGTCACCCTGACCTACACCGCCACCCGCACCCCGACGGATTCGATGACGGCGACGCCGTCCCTCACCGCTTCGGCTTCGCCTACGCCGACGGCTACCCGGACCGCCACCTCGACGGCCACGGTCACCCTGACCTACACCGCCACCCGCACCCCGACGGATTCGATGACGGCGACGCCGTCCCCCACCGCTACGGCTTCGCCTACGCCGACAGCTACCCGCACCCCCACCCTGACGCCCACCATCACCAACACTCCGACCATCACCGATACCTTCACGCCGACCGGGTCGGTCACCTCGACCCCGACGCCGGATGCGGCGCTCTACCTGGACGCGAACTTCTTCGACCCCACGAAGGGGTCCTTGGGGATGGACGTAAGGGTGGACCAGGCGGGGAACTGCAAGGTCCTGGTCTTCAATATCGCCGGCCAGCAGGTCCTCAAGCTGGCGGACCAGGACCTGGCGGCGGGGAATTACCGATTCTATTGGGATGGGACCAACGAGCCCGGGGCCGTCGTGGGCAACGGTGTCTATTTCGTCCTGGTCCGGCAGGCCTCGGGCAACACGGTGAAGAAGGTGATCGTGCTGAAGTGACGTTTTTACTCCGCCCTTCATTGCATTTGCCCAAAAGTTGCCTCTTTTCGCGTCCGGTTGGCGCCTTAACAGGTCCGTAATATGCAAATTTTATGGCCGTATCCCCGATGGTTGTTAGAATCCGGGTGGCGGTATCAGGACCATTCATTCAAGGAGGAGCGCTATGGCCGTGACGATCACCAGTAAAAATCCGGGCGATGACAGGATCTCAGTGGGTTGGAATGCCACCCCGCAGGCCAATGTGGACGCGAATGTCTATGTGGCCACCGATCCGGCGGATTTCAACACGCCGGACGCCATCGTGGTCCCGGCGGATCAAGCGAACCAGTTACCAGGCATCAATGATTTCACCGCGACCGTGACCGGTTTGACCCCGGGCACGAACTATTATCTGATGTGCGAAGCCGACGGGCTGGAGAGCTCGATGGACAGCTTCACCACCACCGGAAATCTCCCGGGTCCCGCCCCGACCGTCCATCTCGTCCCCAAGGGTCTCCTGGGCGACGGGCCGGTCTGGAATGCCCATCCTTTCGAGTGGATCCTGCTCAAGGTCCAAACCGTGAAGATCAGCAATCCCGCCCAACGCCTGTCAGGTGTCCCGGTCGAATGGAAGATCACGTCGGGGGCGGGCCATGGGGTACTGAAGAAAGCCAAGACCTATTCGGGCATGCTGGGGGTGGCCCGGGACCTCTTCATCTGCGCAAAGAAGGGAACGGTACAGATCACGGCCACTTCTCCCCTGGCGGACAATTCGGTGGTACTGACGGTGAATATCCACTGAAAAGTGGAGCGGAAAGGCCCCTTGGCCGTCCCTTGGGCGGTCAGGGGGTTCCCGAAAAGAACCGGATAGGATCGATAAAAAGGTCATGACCCGAAAGATACGGCCCGCCCTGATCGCGTTGTCCCTTTTCGCCTTCGCGGGCGGGCTCTGGTCCTATTTCACCGGTGAGCCGGCCTCCCTGGTGGAGGGCCAAAGCAGCTTCACGGGCACGGCCACCGGCGCGGGCGCCGCCGCCATGCTCTTTCCCAACGCTGTTTCAGGGGATCCGGGTCATCTCTATGTCTCGGACAACGGGAACAGCCGTGTCCTGGTCTTCAACCCTTTCCCGACCACGAGCGGGAACTCGGCCTTGTTCTGCCTGGGACAGACCGCTTTCGGGAACAATGCGGCGAACCAAGGGGGGGTGCCCTCTTCCCAGACCCTGTTCTCGCCTGGCGATGTTTTTTCCGATGGGGCCACCCTGTTCGTGGCCGACAGCGGCAACAACCGTGTGCTCCTTTATAACCCCTTGCCTTCCGTATTCGCGCAATCGGCCGTCATCGTGCTTGGGCAGAACGGGATGTCCGCCTCGGCCCCGGCCACGACATCCACGGGCTTGAATGCACCCGGGGCCGTCTTCGCCGATGCCGCCAGCATCTATGTAGCCGATACCAA contains:
- a CDS encoding T9SS type A sorting domain-containing protein, which gives rise to ATPSFTASASPTPTATSTATNTATNTATRTATRTATNTATDSMTATPSLTATASPTPTATRTATSTATVTLTYTSTNSPTDSMTATPSLTASASPTPTATRTPTLTPTITNTPTITDTFTPTGSVTSTPTPDAALYLDANFFDPTKGPLGMDVRVDQAGNCKVMVFNIAGQQVLKLMDQDLAPGNYRVYWDGHNAEKALIGNGVYLVLVRQASGNTVKKVIVLK
- a CDS encoding FlgD immunoglobulin-like domain containing protein → MVRHHPIQPGQKPFGVLRALWIGSSLLLGLPVMASAQTYVGNQTAIDASFSINISAALVPQASFRFTMPGSGSHPVTSVWFNAATKNNSGSTGTYTVSIQTDSAGSPSGVTLGGGLFTYPTSGSSTTFVWYQTPIGPITLTSGSVYHLVVDGAAVTGASSSKYLILTSGSEPRSGIYPFGQLADPNSNTVTFNGVSSWIPMNQDPCFVLQFNDASFPDWGDPYDLTDPYYADSTDWSSQVFKVPAGPVFVNKIGVFVSRLTNPADNLYGSLVNLTAATTLGSVTILEPSVNTYNSWAEAGLAVPVSLNASDTYQLNFSSPGSNATTHYYVLQGASHGLPVTATNFDDLTYQGTAGYAQYALNNPPPAWTPIQGDDLGFRMAVFNTFTPTQTYTPTVSPTPTVTLSYTPTATPSPTATCSAPQAFGHDIAGLFKYQSGGTGLNSTRFVLSQPGVVSRIALNVAQSGGGQVRVALYDESGAAPNALLTQSVAVAAVNGWNLIDVPSVPLAAGNYWLAWQGQNGVQVTHDLGPSGQEAYRSLFPFGSFPASYTMTASGTWVWSIYALYCPTGGSNPTPTATPSCTPQAFGNPFSLGTAATEWAADGNSLNSSKFVLSTGGYLSAMALRTESSSNSVRMAVYSDNAGAPQSLLAQSVTVAPNGEWVTVGMPNIFMPPGTYWLAFQAQAGNNVEFQTGSAGDEAYRSPFAYGAFPVTFGLSISGNTRWAITALLCSGTAPTPTPSGTPTATPSLTATASPTPTASSTASFTATSTATMTATSTPTNTGTSTATDTATKTATNSATATATNTASSTATDTGTNTATWTATNTATATASPTSTATFTASSTATNSPTNTATNSATDTATSTATNSATATSTATWTATNTATSSATRTATSTASSTATNSATNTATNSATATPTATWTATDSMTATPSLTATASPTPTATSTATHTATSTATLTATATATSSATRTPTNSATNSATDTPTPTATFTATNTATFTASSTYTHTPIFTSTPTATPSRTGTNTATSTPTDTATYTPSNTPTNSPTATPSRTPTSTATATNSATATATRTATATTTDTATRTATNTATDSMTATPSLTASASPTPTATRTATSTPTVTLTYTATRTPTDSMTATPSLTASASPTPTATRTATSTATVTLTYTATRTPTDSMTATPSPTATASPTPTATRTPTLTPTITNTPTITDTFTPTGSVTSTPTPDAALYLDANFFDPTKGSLGMDVRVDQAGNCKVLVFNIAGQQVLKLADQDLAAGNYRFYWDGTNEPGAVVGNGVYFVLVRQASGNTVKKVIVLK
- a CDS encoding fibronectin type III domain-containing protein; translated protein: MAVTITSKNPGDDRISVGWNATPQANVDANVYVATDPADFNTPDAIVVPADQANQLPGINDFTATVTGLTPGTNYYLMCEADGLESSMDSFTTTGNLPGPAPTVHLVPKGLLGDGPVWNAHPFEWILLKVQTVKISNPAQRLSGVPVEWKITSGAGHGVLKKAKTYSGMLGVARDLFICAKKGTVQITATSPLADNSVVLTVNIH